In one window of Arthrobacter pascens DNA:
- a CDS encoding VOC family protein, which yields MTVAFNHTIVYATDKRRSAEFLATVLGLPKPQVMWSFMTVTFEHGVALDFATAEPPISPQHYAFLVSEEDFDGIFARIQARGIPYWADPGRSRPQQINYNDGGRGVYFADPDGHFLEAITRPYGSGPA from the coding sequence ATGACAGTCGCTTTCAACCACACCATCGTTTATGCAACGGACAAGCGCCGCTCGGCGGAGTTCCTGGCCACCGTGCTCGGACTGCCAAAACCGCAAGTCATGTGGTCTTTCATGACCGTGACCTTTGAGCACGGAGTGGCCCTCGATTTCGCCACGGCAGAGCCGCCGATCTCCCCGCAGCACTATGCCTTCCTGGTCAGCGAGGAGGACTTCGACGGGATCTTTGCAAGGATCCAGGCCCGGGGCATCCCTTATTGGGCGGACCCGGGACGGTCCCGCCCGCAGCAGATCAACTACAACGACGGCGGACGTGGCGTCTACTTCGCGGATCCTGACGGGCATTTCCTCGAGGCGATCACGCGTCCGTACGGATCTGGTCCTGCCTGA
- a CDS encoding ParM/StbA family protein yields MTISINLTGGIDVGNGYVKGLIRGAGASGTTNVDEIDLPSGVSTITRPNALPTPDDEAAAKLEGNFYNELDVSFVSPLVSNYHRRLFGLRALSAQGAFDEFDVVGRRSKAQQELSKVLVMGAFAAKALRDYVREHGGLPPAIETLYVEARVALALPINEYISHRTSYAAEFTNGTHTVTVHNFETPVTVKLEFVDVQVIPEGASAQYAITAKGEPLMDAMLADVRRRGLSLVGITSADVLAAEHTIGIDVGEGTVNFPVFTAGEFNADASTTHNRGYGSVLNDALKAMEDQGFSHGFTSRKQLAEYLQAGASPLKRNFYDKVAQFVDEEMRFFAKEVTERFGRVLAIVGATTEVAYVFGGGAGPVKPHLYPALLAKATEMNSVDSFPTLYLDSSYSRNLNREGLYIAAQAVEERAGAAPAANGKRSARSANKKLVEAAV; encoded by the coding sequence ATGACCATTTCGATCAATCTCACCGGTGGCATCGACGTTGGCAACGGCTATGTGAAGGGCCTCATCCGCGGCGCCGGTGCATCAGGTACCACCAACGTGGACGAGATCGACTTGCCAAGCGGCGTGTCAACGATCACGCGCCCGAACGCTTTGCCGACCCCTGACGATGAAGCCGCCGCGAAGCTGGAAGGCAACTTCTACAATGAGCTGGACGTCAGCTTCGTTTCCCCTCTGGTTAGCAATTATCACCGCAGGCTCTTCGGCCTGCGTGCCCTGAGCGCCCAAGGTGCCTTTGATGAGTTCGACGTGGTTGGCCGTCGCAGCAAGGCCCAGCAGGAGCTGAGCAAGGTCCTGGTCATGGGTGCTTTCGCCGCCAAGGCCCTGCGTGACTACGTGCGTGAGCACGGTGGATTGCCGCCGGCTATCGAAACCCTGTATGTGGAGGCCCGGGTAGCACTTGCGCTGCCGATCAACGAGTACATCTCGCACCGCACTAGCTATGCAGCTGAGTTCACGAACGGTACGCATACAGTTACTGTTCATAACTTCGAGACTCCGGTCACCGTCAAGCTTGAATTCGTCGATGTACAGGTGATTCCCGAGGGTGCGTCTGCTCAGTATGCCATCACTGCCAAGGGTGAGCCGTTGATGGACGCTATGCTTGCCGATGTCCGTCGCAGGGGCCTGTCATTGGTGGGCATCACTTCTGCTGACGTGCTCGCCGCCGAGCACACTATCGGCATCGATGTCGGTGAAGGAACAGTCAATTTTCCTGTCTTCACCGCCGGAGAGTTCAACGCCGACGCCTCGACTACGCATAACCGAGGTTACGGTTCGGTTCTTAATGACGCGCTGAAGGCGATGGAGGACCAGGGCTTCTCGCATGGCTTCACTTCCCGCAAGCAGTTGGCCGAGTATTTGCAGGCCGGAGCGTCGCCGTTGAAGCGTAACTTCTATGACAAGGTCGCTCAGTTTGTTGATGAAGAGATGCGGTTCTTTGCCAAGGAAGTTACCGAGCGCTTCGGCCGCGTTCTGGCCATCGTTGGTGCGACCACAGAGGTCGCGTATGTCTTCGGCGGCGGGGCAGGTCCGGTGAAGCCACATTTGTATCCCGCGCTTCTTGCCAAGGCCACCGAGATGAACTCGGTGGACTCGTTCCCGACTCTTTACCTGGACTCCTCCTACTCACGAAACCTCAACCGTGAGGGTCTCTACATTGCCGCCCAGGCCGTGGAA
- a CDS encoding mannitol dehydrogenase family protein, translating to MTRLSAASLAANGNHRAPLAGRTLRPGIVHLGLGAFARAHTAVFTEDAMLATGDSDWGITGVTQRSDTVARQLVPQDGLFTVAERGSGAAPLRLVSSIVEAVSGRDHPETVVDRIAADSTQVVTLTVTEKGYRIDPHTGSLNLADEQVRGDLAGNPPLTAIGQVARGIQRRALTGAGPLTVVSCDNLPGNGELTGTLVRAFAAALPEDESRPLLGWLEDNVTFPSTMVDRMVPATTAGDLDAVERELGLRDEAAVVAEPFMQWVIEDNFAGDRPAWEKAGALFSSDVAAWEAAKLRLLNASHSMLAYLGLASGKATISDAVGEDAFRFACQRMMAEDALPTMRLPQGLDGKTYCAQVLERFANPALGHTTAKVGSDGSQKIGLRLLTTARATLDAGREPRWAALAVAAWMHHVASTAAVDLNDPLADQLQKALPAERSAATVVPALLGVRSIFDAELAANTTFADLLRHWYRIIDTDGLDGLRKEITHG from the coding sequence ATCACACGCCTAAGCGCAGCCTCGCTCGCCGCGAACGGGAACCACCGCGCACCCCTCGCGGGCCGGACCCTCCGGCCCGGCATCGTCCACCTTGGCCTGGGCGCGTTTGCCCGTGCCCACACCGCCGTGTTCACCGAGGATGCCATGCTCGCCACCGGCGATTCTGATTGGGGGATCACCGGAGTCACGCAGCGTTCAGACACCGTCGCGCGCCAGCTGGTCCCGCAGGACGGGCTGTTCACCGTTGCGGAGCGGGGAAGCGGAGCCGCTCCGCTCCGCCTGGTGTCCAGCATCGTGGAAGCTGTCTCCGGCAGGGACCATCCGGAGACAGTGGTTGATCGGATCGCCGCGGACAGCACGCAGGTGGTGACGTTGACCGTCACCGAAAAGGGATACCGCATCGATCCGCACACCGGGTCCCTGAACCTCGCGGATGAGCAAGTCAGGGGCGACCTTGCCGGGAACCCGCCGCTGACCGCCATCGGACAGGTCGCACGCGGCATTCAAAGGCGGGCCCTCACCGGCGCCGGACCGCTGACCGTGGTCTCCTGCGACAACCTGCCGGGAAACGGTGAACTGACCGGCACCCTGGTCAGGGCCTTCGCGGCGGCCTTGCCGGAGGACGAATCAAGGCCGTTGCTTGGCTGGCTGGAGGACAACGTCACGTTCCCCAGCACTATGGTGGACCGGATGGTGCCGGCCACGACGGCCGGTGACCTTGACGCCGTCGAACGTGAACTGGGACTCCGGGACGAGGCCGCGGTGGTGGCCGAACCCTTCATGCAGTGGGTCATCGAGGACAACTTCGCGGGGGACCGGCCCGCCTGGGAGAAAGCCGGGGCGCTGTTCAGCAGCGATGTGGCCGCGTGGGAGGCCGCCAAGCTGCGCCTGCTCAACGCCAGCCACTCGATGCTGGCATACCTTGGCCTGGCCAGCGGCAAGGCCACCATCAGCGACGCCGTCGGGGAGGACGCCTTCCGCTTTGCCTGCCAGCGGATGATGGCCGAGGACGCGCTGCCCACCATGAGGCTCCCGCAGGGCCTGGACGGGAAAACGTACTGCGCCCAGGTCCTCGAACGCTTCGCGAACCCGGCGCTGGGCCACACCACCGCGAAGGTGGGCAGCGACGGGTCCCAGAAAATCGGGCTTCGGCTGCTGACCACCGCCCGTGCCACCCTCGACGCCGGCCGTGAGCCGCGCTGGGCTGCCCTCGCCGTGGCCGCGTGGATGCACCACGTGGCCAGCACTGCTGCCGTCGACCTGAACGATCCTCTCGCGGACCAGCTGCAGAAAGCCCTGCCAGCCGAGCGGTCAGCGGCCACAGTGGTGCCGGCGCTCCTGGGCGTGCGCAGCATCTTCGACGCCGAACTCGCGGCCAACACCACGTTCGCGGACCTCCTGCGCCACTGGTACCGCATCATCGACACCGACGGGCTGGACGGCCTGAGAAAAGAGATTACCCATGGCTGA
- a CDS encoding phosphotransferase: protein MDVSTDSEFIDAVASESGLLGEQTHLADSTVSELLEGSYGLTGALVRIPTEKDDTFRLRDGDETYLVKVSPSDEDPVIVHFQTACMEHLELTAPELPVQRLVRSLGGDPQVLIPSPAGPFDRVLRVMRFMPGDLLANHEASAGQLKLVGSSLARLGLALQDFDHPRADRLLLWDLKHFHRMRPLLDYVQEQPKRSLAENIFDRFDEKVVPFQETLTSQVVHGDFSPFNILIDPDSPDYVSGIIDFGDVVRTPVIFDLSVTMANLLGADPASPWKHALHVMEGYLRIRPLPAHELEALIVSAQARLLLRALITQWRASQLPQRRDYLLSHSKPDWDRLAATAAAPAPQLPLTLNQH from the coding sequence ATGGATGTCAGTACCGACTCCGAATTTATTGACGCCGTCGCGTCGGAGAGCGGGCTCCTGGGAGAGCAGACTCACCTGGCTGATTCGACTGTGTCTGAGCTCCTTGAAGGGTCTTACGGCCTGACCGGGGCGCTGGTCCGGATTCCCACCGAGAAGGATGACACTTTCCGGCTCCGAGACGGGGATGAAACCTACCTGGTGAAGGTCTCACCCTCGGATGAGGACCCGGTGATCGTGCACTTTCAGACAGCATGCATGGAGCATTTGGAGCTGACTGCCCCTGAACTTCCGGTCCAGCGTCTGGTCAGGAGCCTTGGCGGGGATCCCCAAGTGCTCATCCCCTCCCCTGCCGGGCCCTTTGACCGGGTACTTCGGGTGATGCGGTTCATGCCTGGAGATTTGCTGGCCAACCACGAGGCCTCAGCCGGGCAGCTTAAGCTGGTGGGCTCAAGCCTTGCCCGCCTGGGCCTGGCCTTGCAGGACTTCGATCATCCCCGTGCGGACCGGTTGCTCCTGTGGGACTTGAAGCACTTTCACCGGATGCGGCCACTGCTTGACTACGTCCAGGAGCAGCCAAAACGCTCCCTGGCCGAGAACATTTTCGACCGGTTCGACGAGAAAGTGGTTCCGTTCCAGGAGACCCTGACCTCCCAGGTGGTCCACGGGGATTTCAGCCCCTTCAATATCCTCATCGACCCGGACAGCCCGGACTACGTGAGCGGGATTATCGACTTCGGCGACGTCGTGCGGACACCGGTGATCTTTGACCTCAGCGTCACCATGGCCAACCTCCTGGGAGCTGACCCCGCCAGCCCCTGGAAACACGCACTGCATGTCATGGAAGGCTACCTTCGCATCCGTCCGCTGCCCGCGCATGAGCTGGAGGCCCTGATCGTCTCGGCCCAGGCCCGCCTGCTTCTGCGGGCCCTGATCACGCAGTGGCGGGCAAGCCAATTACCGCAACGCCGCGACTACCTGCTCTCCCACTCCAAACCGGACTGGGACCGGCTCGCCGCCACAGCAGCAGCCCCCGCACCACAACTGCCTCTCACTCTGAACCAGCACTAG
- the eda gene encoding bifunctional 4-hydroxy-2-oxoglutarate aldolase/2-dehydro-3-deoxy-phosphogluconate aldolase: protein MADASKVLHISPVIPVVTIADPQHAVQVARALVEGGVGIIELTLRTDSALESLKRIANEVPDILLGAGTILTPAQAEDAVSAGAQFLVSPGVTPSLLQHMLQLDIPVLPGVASVGEVMAVLEHGLTAMKFFPAGPAGGPEYLAAIGAPIPAVQFCPTGGISLSSAPDYLALPNVACVGGSWLTPRSAIESHDWQHIVKLAQGAAALRLE, encoded by the coding sequence ATGGCTGACGCAAGCAAGGTCCTGCACATTTCCCCTGTCATCCCCGTGGTCACCATCGCCGATCCGCAGCACGCCGTTCAGGTCGCGAGGGCACTGGTTGAGGGCGGCGTGGGCATCATCGAACTGACATTGCGCACGGACAGCGCGCTTGAATCACTGAAGCGCATCGCCAATGAAGTGCCGGACATCCTGCTGGGCGCCGGCACCATCCTCACTCCGGCGCAGGCCGAGGACGCCGTCTCCGCAGGTGCCCAGTTCCTGGTCAGTCCCGGTGTGACGCCCTCCCTGCTGCAGCACATGCTGCAGCTGGACATCCCTGTACTGCCGGGTGTGGCCAGCGTGGGAGAGGTGATGGCCGTCCTGGAGCACGGCCTGACCGCAATGAAGTTTTTCCCCGCCGGACCCGCCGGAGGGCCGGAGTACCTCGCCGCCATCGGCGCGCCCATTCCGGCCGTGCAGTTCTGCCCCACGGGCGGCATCAGCCTGTCATCCGCGCCCGATTACCTGGCATTGCCGAATGTTGCCTGCGTCGGGGGGAGCTGGCTCACGCCCCGCTCCGCGATTGAAAGCCACGACTGGCAGCACATCGTAAAACTCGCGCAAGGCGCCGCAGCCCTCCGCCTCGAGTGA
- a CDS encoding aspartate aminotransferase family protein: MTTTSQTVRKPSRAMINGFDPNRLGELPEQMQKNIRRRDQSLGPGYRLFYDTPIEIVRGKGVTLFDREGNDYLDVYNNVPSVGHAHPKVIAAVHEQMQVLNTNTRYVQESILDYSEQLLSTFPAELGHVMFTCTGSEANDLAMRVAKYATGNQGIIVTSGAYHGLTTEVASFSPSLGIGVPLGANVRVIDAPDALRYSSDQESLEDHLRNQVRAAIADLHRHGIGLAAFIADSIFSSDGVFAGPAGFLRPIIEEVHAAGGLYIADEVQPGFGRTGAQWWGFQRHGIVPDIVTIGKPMGNGIPVAAAIFKPELLIEFGKNIRYFNTFGGNSVAIAAAQAVLDVIREESLIDNAHKVGEKIINGLKDLSQGLDQVAEVRGSGLFIGVDLVTDRSTLTPDGEAAAAIVNKLREERILISACGAQGNVLKVRPPLPFSSNDADRLLEGMARAFKTLR, encoded by the coding sequence ATGACTACTACTTCCCAGACCGTCCGCAAGCCGTCGCGGGCCATGATCAATGGCTTTGATCCCAACCGTCTCGGTGAGCTTCCGGAGCAGATGCAGAAGAACATCCGGCGCCGGGACCAGAGCCTGGGACCCGGTTACCGGCTCTTCTACGACACACCCATCGAAATCGTTCGCGGCAAGGGCGTGACGCTCTTTGACCGGGAGGGAAATGACTACCTGGACGTGTACAACAACGTCCCCTCGGTCGGTCACGCGCACCCGAAAGTCATCGCCGCTGTCCACGAACAGATGCAGGTCCTGAACACCAACACCCGCTACGTCCAGGAATCCATCCTCGATTACTCCGAGCAGCTGCTCTCCACGTTCCCGGCCGAGCTTGGCCACGTCATGTTCACCTGCACCGGCTCCGAAGCCAACGACCTCGCCATGCGCGTGGCAAAGTACGCCACCGGAAACCAGGGCATCATCGTCACCTCCGGCGCCTACCACGGCCTGACAACCGAGGTAGCGTCCTTCTCCCCGTCCCTGGGCATCGGTGTGCCGCTGGGCGCGAACGTGCGCGTCATCGACGCCCCGGACGCCCTGCGGTACTCCTCCGACCAGGAATCCCTGGAGGATCACCTGCGCAACCAGGTCCGCGCCGCCATCGCGGACCTGCACCGGCACGGAATCGGGCTGGCGGCCTTCATCGCCGACAGCATCTTCTCCTCCGACGGTGTCTTCGCCGGCCCCGCAGGCTTCCTGCGCCCGATCATCGAAGAAGTACACGCCGCCGGCGGCCTGTACATCGCCGATGAAGTCCAGCCCGGCTTCGGCCGCACCGGCGCCCAGTGGTGGGGCTTCCAGCGCCACGGGATCGTCCCGGACATCGTGACCATCGGCAAACCCATGGGCAACGGGATCCCCGTCGCGGCAGCCATCTTCAAACCCGAACTACTCATCGAGTTCGGCAAGAACATCCGCTACTTCAACACCTTCGGCGGAAACTCAGTAGCCATTGCCGCCGCCCAGGCAGTCCTGGACGTGATCCGCGAGGAATCACTGATAGACAACGCGCACAAAGTCGGCGAAAAGATCATCAACGGGCTCAAAGACCTCAGCCAGGGCCTGGACCAGGTCGCAGAAGTACGCGGAAGCGGCCTCTTCATCGGCGTCGACCTCGTCACCGATCGATCCACTCTCACACCCGACGGGGAAGCCGCCGCTGCCATCGTGAACAAACTACGCGAAGAACGGATCCTCATCTCAGCCTGCGGCGCGCAGGGCAACGTCCTGAAAGTCCGCCCCCCGCTGCCCTTCTCCAGCAACGACGCCGACCGCCTGCTCGAAGGAATGGCCCGCGCCTTCAAAACACTGCGCTAA